A region from the Deltaproteobacteria bacterium genome encodes:
- a CDS encoding MFS transporter yields the protein MRIGVIVSVTAATAILWRPPLGTLMDARGRRGVILAGGVLNVLVCALYPTVRDLGPWLYVVRAAHGVAEATLFTALMTHAADLLPPKRRTEGIGLYGISGLLPMSVSGVLGDVILHYGTYADLFHVSTVFALTSLLLSLPLRDVRHPEGELPGRGFLAALGQRDLLPLWFIGLVFATALTAQFTFVKTFVLETGIGSVGLFFTAYSIAAVILRLGFAWVPERVGPKRALAPALAMLAIGYVLLAGATTPTAIAVAGGCAGLGHGFTFPILSGLVVERARTAERGAATSIFTALFDAGALVGGPLLGAIIRDVGYGAMFLCAAGLVAVGGLAFLAADRPAS from the coding sequence GTGCGCATCGGCGTGATCGTGAGCGTGACCGCCGCGACCGCGATCCTCTGGCGACCGCCCCTCGGCACCCTCATGGACGCGCGCGGCCGGCGGGGCGTCATCCTCGCGGGCGGCGTCTTGAACGTGCTCGTGTGCGCGCTCTACCCGACCGTACGCGACCTCGGCCCGTGGCTCTACGTCGTACGCGCCGCGCACGGGGTCGCGGAGGCGACGCTCTTCACCGCGCTCATGACCCACGCCGCCGACCTCCTGCCGCCGAAGCGGCGCACGGAGGGGATCGGCCTCTACGGCATCTCGGGATTGCTCCCCATGTCGGTGAGCGGCGTCCTCGGCGACGTCATCCTGCACTACGGCACGTACGCCGACCTCTTTCACGTCTCGACGGTCTTCGCGCTCACGTCGCTTCTCCTGTCGTTGCCGCTGCGCGACGTGCGCCACCCCGAGGGCGAGCTTCCCGGCCGCGGCTTCCTCGCCGCGCTCGGGCAACGCGACCTGCTCCCGCTCTGGTTCATCGGGCTCGTCTTCGCGACCGCGCTCACCGCGCAGTTCACCTTCGTGAAGACCTTCGTCCTCGAGACGGGGATCGGCTCGGTCGGGCTCTTCTTCACCGCCTACTCGATCGCGGCGGTCATCCTCCGGCTCGGCTTCGCGTGGGTGCCGGAGCGCGTCGGTCCGAAGCGGGCGCTCGCGCCCGCGCTCGCCATGCTGGCGATCGGCTACGTGCTCCTCGCGGGCGCGACGACACCCACCGCGATCGCGGTCGCCGGCGGGTGCGCCGGGCTCGGCCACGGGTTCACGTTCCCGATCCTCTCGGGGCTCGTGGTCGAGCGCGCGCGCACCGCGGAGCGCGGGGCCGCGACGTCGATCTTCACCGCGCTCTTCGACGCCGGCGCGCTGGTCGGCGGCCCGCTCCTCGGGGCGATCATCCGCGACGTCGGCTACGGCGCGATGTTCCTCTGCGCCGCCGGGCTCGTCGCGGTCGGGGGGCTCGCCTTCCTCGCCGCCGACCGTCCGGCGAGTTGA
- a CDS encoding pyridoxal-phosphate dependent enzyme → MSTPDPIRAEPLALERRFPALAGRLPRLPLAVLPTPAHRLANLGRDVGLADLWVKRDDLTGAPYGGNKVRKLEWLLADARARGHRSVLTTGALGSNHALATAIYARASGFRAHLVLIPQPVTEHVRRALVLDHAYGAAIHAVPSIGAARRRVLGLIALGALAGDRPYLVATGGSSAVGTLGYVNAGLELAEQVAAGTLPEPAAVVVPLGSGGTVAGLVAGLRLGGLATRVLAVRVTDLLPLSPRFLARLAARALAMLARLGAGALPAIAPGDFDIRSEWLGPGYGVVTPEAVDAARRLAATEGLRLETTYGAKALAGALALGQAPAWRGRPLLFWHTYSAADPAATLANLPDWRELPREVHHVFGEGPGALPS, encoded by the coding sequence GTGTCGACGCCCGATCCGATCCGCGCGGAACCGCTCGCACTCGAGCGCCGCTTCCCCGCGCTTGCGGGGCGGCTGCCCCGGTTGCCACTGGCGGTGCTGCCGACGCCGGCGCACCGCCTCGCGAACCTCGGCCGCGACGTCGGCCTCGCCGACCTCTGGGTGAAGCGCGACGACCTCACCGGCGCGCCTTATGGCGGCAACAAGGTGCGGAAGCTCGAGTGGCTGCTCGCCGACGCGCGCGCGCGCGGGCACCGCAGCGTCCTCACGACCGGCGCGCTCGGCAGCAACCACGCCCTCGCGACGGCGATCTACGCGCGCGCGAGCGGCTTCCGCGCGCACCTCGTGCTGATCCCGCAGCCGGTGACGGAGCACGTCCGCCGAGCGCTCGTCCTCGACCACGCCTACGGGGCGGCCATCCACGCCGTGCCATCGATCGGAGCCGCGCGCCGGCGCGTCCTCGGCCTCATCGCGCTGGGCGCGCTCGCGGGCGATCGCCCCTACCTCGTGGCGACGGGCGGCTCGTCGGCGGTCGGGACCCTTGGCTACGTGAATGCGGGCCTGGAGCTCGCGGAGCAGGTGGCCGCGGGCACGCTGCCGGAGCCGGCGGCGGTCGTGGTGCCGCTCGGAAGCGGCGGTACCGTGGCCGGGCTGGTCGCGGGGCTCAGGCTCGGCGGGCTCGCGACCCGCGTCCTCGCGGTGCGCGTGACCGATCTGCTGCCGTTGTCGCCGCGGTTCCTCGCCCGCCTCGCCGCGCGCGCGCTCGCGATGCTGGCGCGTCTCGGCGCCGGGGCGCTCCCGGCGATCGCGCCCGGCGACTTCGACATCCGCTCGGAGTGGCTCGGTCCGGGATACGGCGTGGTCACGCCCGAGGCCGTCGACGCCGCGCGCAGGCTCGCGGCGACCGAAGGGCTCCGGCTCGAGACGACCTACGGCGCCAAGGCGCTCGCGGGCGCGCTCGCGCTCGGCCAGGCGCCCGCGTGGCGCGGCCGGCCGCTCCTCTTCTGGCATACGTACAGCGCCGCCGATCCGGCGGCGACGCTCGCCAACCTGCCGGATTGGCGGGAGCTGCCGCGCGAGGTGCACCACGTGTTCGGGGAAGGTCCCGGCGCCCTCCCGTCTTGA
- a CDS encoding class I SAM-dependent methyltransferase: MAAPRPIDPEKLEATVEQVFGYLGGALVSSMIYLGDHLGLYRTLAAAEDPVTSVELAGRTGLDERWVREWLRGQAAARLVEYAGDGRFALSPEGAMVLAEERSPAFAAGGFCGLPQQFAVLDRLPEAFRSGLGLPYDAFGLEGNRGVERMFAPWFRSMLVPVALPALDGVVAKLALGARVADVGCGAGVALIEMAKAFPRSEFHGYEIAKYALQRAAENLRDAGVENVVFHDANGDALPQDARFDLVTTFDCLHDMAHPAPVIAAIRRGLKPDGTWLIADIKSHPTFEETLARNPMAAMMYGFSVLSCMSSALSEPGGAGLGTLGFTEGVARDMTRAAGFTRFRTLDFDNPMNAYYEVRP, translated from the coding sequence ATGGCCGCACCGCGTCCGATCGATCCCGAGAAGCTGGAAGCCACAGTGGAGCAGGTGTTCGGATACCTCGGCGGCGCGCTGGTCTCGTCGATGATCTACCTCGGCGACCACCTCGGCCTGTACCGCACCCTCGCCGCCGCCGAGGATCCCGTCACGAGCGTGGAACTCGCCGGCCGCACGGGCCTCGACGAGCGCTGGGTACGGGAGTGGCTGCGCGGCCAGGCAGCGGCCCGCCTCGTCGAGTACGCGGGCGACGGCCGCTTCGCGCTCTCGCCGGAAGGCGCGATGGTGCTCGCCGAGGAGCGCAGCCCCGCCTTCGCGGCCGGAGGCTTCTGCGGCCTCCCGCAGCAGTTCGCCGTGCTCGATCGGCTGCCCGAAGCGTTCCGCAGCGGGCTCGGCCTGCCCTACGACGCGTTCGGGCTCGAAGGGAACCGCGGCGTCGAGCGCATGTTCGCGCCCTGGTTCCGCAGCATGCTCGTGCCGGTCGCCCTGCCGGCGCTCGACGGCGTCGTCGCGAAGCTCGCGTTGGGCGCCCGGGTCGCGGACGTCGGCTGCGGGGCCGGCGTCGCGCTCATCGAGATGGCCAAGGCCTTCCCGCGCTCCGAGTTCCACGGCTACGAGATCGCGAAGTACGCGCTGCAACGCGCCGCCGAGAACCTCCGCGACGCGGGCGTCGAGAACGTCGTCTTCCACGACGCGAACGGAGACGCGCTCCCGCAGGACGCGCGCTTCGACCTCGTGACGACCTTCGACTGCCTCCACGACATGGCGCACCCCGCGCCGGTGATCGCGGCGATCCGACGCGGCCTCAAACCGGACGGCACCTGGCTCATCGCCGACATCAAGAGCCACCCGACCTTCGAGGAGACGCTCGCCAGGAACCCGATGGCCGCCATGATGTACGGCTTCTCGGTGCTGAGCTGCATGTCGTCGGCGCTCTCGGAGCCCGGCGGCGCCGGGCTCGGCACGCTCGGGTTCACCGAAGGCGTCGCACGCGACATGACACGGGCGGCGGGATTCACGCGTTTTCGCACCCTCGACTTCGACAACCCGATGAACGCGTACTACGAGGTGCGCCCGTAG
- a CDS encoding AarF/ABC1/UbiB kinase family protein, protein MLRPFPLPLPTPDGRDLRRRTRRIVTIAARTLGPPLARRVLRRPLGPQAFARPLRRLFESLGVTFVKFGQLVASSPGVFGDAVADEFRSCLDTGPLVPLDDVRTAVATTLGRPLAEVFARFDPAPIGRASIAVVHRAALHDGREVAVKVLRPGIETTVATDLRLMGPLLDVLAFRVGIPEAGQLVRMLDGFREQLAEELDLRNEARAMEHHRDLARTLRLERIVVPAPYPELSGQRALVMDFLDGVPIDDVAGMARLGLDARPLLGQLVRAWFITALRDGTFHADAHAGNILVLRDGRVGVVDWGIVGRLDARTRRFLRRTVEGALGDESAWGDIADEFLASYGPALIDGLGLDRDGLAAFSRSVVEPMLTRPFGEVSLGKFLAAWQGNVAAAEGRPRERPTWRRILARLKRQRAMHVGVARHGGRGTEFDRGTFLLGKQLLYFERYGKMFLGDTSLLADRAFFEELLRTPAV, encoded by the coding sequence GTGCTTCGTCCCTTTCCGTTGCCGCTGCCGACGCCCGACGGGCGCGATCTCCGCCGCCGGACCCGCCGGATCGTGACGATCGCGGCGCGCACGCTCGGTCCGCCGCTCGCGCGCCGCGTGCTCCGTCGGCCGCTCGGGCCGCAGGCGTTCGCGCGCCCGCTCCGGCGGCTCTTCGAGTCGCTCGGCGTGACCTTCGTGAAGTTCGGCCAGCTCGTCGCCTCGTCGCCCGGCGTGTTCGGAGACGCCGTCGCCGACGAGTTCCGCTCATGCCTCGACACGGGGCCGCTCGTGCCCCTCGACGACGTGCGGACCGCGGTTGCGACGACGCTCGGCCGGCCGCTCGCGGAGGTCTTCGCGCGTTTCGACCCGGCGCCCATCGGGCGCGCGTCGATCGCAGTGGTGCACCGGGCGGCGCTCCACGACGGGCGCGAGGTCGCGGTCAAGGTGCTGCGGCCGGGCATCGAGACGACCGTCGCGACCGACCTCCGCCTGATGGGTCCGCTCCTCGACGTCCTGGCGTTCCGGGTCGGCATCCCCGAGGCCGGCCAGCTCGTGCGGATGCTCGACGGGTTTCGCGAGCAGCTCGCCGAGGAGCTCGACCTTCGCAACGAGGCGCGCGCCATGGAGCACCATCGCGACCTCGCCCGCACGCTCCGCCTCGAGCGCATCGTCGTGCCCGCCCCGTACCCGGAGCTCTCGGGCCAACGCGCGCTCGTCATGGACTTCCTCGACGGCGTGCCGATCGACGACGTCGCCGGCATGGCGAGGCTCGGCCTCGACGCCCGCCCGCTCCTCGGGCAGCTCGTGCGGGCATGGTTCATCACGGCGCTCCGCGACGGGACGTTCCACGCCGACGCGCACGCGGGGAACATCCTCGTGCTGCGCGACGGCCGCGTCGGCGTCGTCGACTGGGGCATCGTCGGCCGCCTCGACGCGCGCACGCGGCGCTTCCTGCGGCGCACCGTCGAGGGCGCGCTCGGAGACGAGAGCGCGTGGGGCGACATCGCCGACGAGTTCCTGGCGAGCTACGGGCCGGCGCTGATCGACGGTCTCGGGCTCGACCGCGACGGCCTCGCCGCCTTCTCGCGGAGCGTCGTCGAGCCCATGCTGACGCGCCCCTTCGGTGAGGTGAGCCTCGGCAAGTTCCTCGCCGCCTGGCAGGGCAACGTCGCCGCGGCCGAAGGGCGGCCGCGCGAGCGTCCGACCTGGCGTCGGATCCTCGCGCGCTTGAAGCGCCAGCGCGCGATGCACGTCGGCGTCGCGCGACACGGCGGGCGCGGCACGGAGTTCGACCGCGGCACGTTCCTGCTCGGGAAGCAGCTCCTCTACTTCGAGCGCTACGGGAAGATGTTCCTCGGCGACACGTCGCTCCTCGCCGACCGCGCCTTCTTCGAGGAGCTGCTGCGCACACCGGCGGTCTGA
- a CDS encoding PD-(D/E)XK nuclease family protein, producing MATKERKPRSAAAGEPGRILVAARARDRVDAACAWLAAHPRDAEVLVVAASAEAVDDLVRADVRVGGARFGLARTTLGRVAGLLAAPALAARGGVPASVLSLDAVAARAIHQLSAAGRLRYFAPVADRPGFPLAVARTMAELRAHGVTPAMLAALPLVGEDLALLAAEMAAELDAAGLADRTAVFAAATAAVEASPAPPLVGLPTLLLDVALASACEADLVAALARRAPALLATVPLGDDRSRDLLAGALATGPTIAEVHDDEATSLARLQRHLFAPSTPPPAPLDETVTLLSWPGEARECVEIARRIQEEAARGVPFDRMAVFLHAPREYTAHLEEAFRRADVPAFFARGTSQPDPAGRALLALLACAAEGLSARRFAEYLSLAQVPDPEARAAGAAAPPPPVLVSAEEALLPAAVAEQLAAVGAALRADAEREGPLPLDPLAEAVVAGTVAAPWRWEELLVEAAVIGGKERWRKRLDGLARELDVRRAELAEEDEPRAARLAGVLAQLGHLRAYALPLIERLDGLAGRRATWGAWLDELRALAVEALRDPTQVLATLAELAPMAPVGPVAIDEVRIVLGPRLRSLTVPPPRRRHGAVFVAPAESARGLVFDVVFVPGLAERLFPRKIVDDPILLDPSRRALADVAAAPLGTRADRVTAERLALRLAVGAAGARVVVSYPRLDMEQGKPRVPSFYALEALRAAEGRLPGFEELRRRARGEGRLGWPAPERPEDAIDDAEYDLALLAPLLDAQIDPKATVGTARYLLGANAHLARALRARAQRWWKRWTPADGLVDPDDLGRTALAAHQLAARSYSPTALQHFAACPYRFFLQAVHRLKPREEPVAIELIDPLTRGSLFHEVQFGVLSRLKADGLLPVRAETLLRARDVVDGVLDGVAERYRELLCPAIPRVWEDGVNGIRADLREWLRRSAEDEAGWVPDRFELAFGLPRRERGDADPASVPQPITVAGPLQLRGSIDLVERHPRGALRVTDHKTGKARAANGVVVGGGEVLQPLLYALACERLLPEPVEAGRLYYCTAAGGYAQRVVPLDAAGRAAAAAVVDTIDQALRDGFLPAAPVARACAYCDYRPVCGPYEEIRQRRKPAERLRDLARLRSLP from the coding sequence GTGGCGACGAAGGAGCGGAAGCCGCGGTCGGCCGCGGCGGGCGAGCCAGGGCGGATACTGGTGGCGGCGCGGGCGCGCGATCGCGTCGACGCCGCGTGCGCCTGGCTCGCCGCGCATCCGCGCGACGCGGAGGTGCTGGTCGTCGCGGCGAGCGCCGAGGCGGTCGACGACCTCGTGCGCGCCGACGTGCGCGTCGGGGGCGCCCGCTTCGGGCTCGCGCGCACGACCCTCGGCAGGGTCGCGGGCCTTCTCGCGGCGCCGGCGCTCGCGGCGCGCGGCGGCGTGCCCGCGAGCGTGCTCTCGCTCGATGCGGTCGCGGCCCGCGCCATTCACCAGCTGAGCGCCGCGGGCCGGTTGCGGTACTTCGCGCCGGTCGCGGATCGTCCCGGGTTTCCCCTCGCCGTGGCGCGGACGATGGCGGAGCTGCGCGCGCACGGCGTGACGCCCGCGATGCTCGCGGCGCTGCCGCTCGTCGGCGAGGACCTGGCGCTCCTCGCCGCGGAGATGGCGGCCGAGCTCGACGCGGCCGGGCTCGCGGACCGCACGGCCGTCTTCGCCGCCGCGACGGCGGCCGTCGAGGCGAGCCCGGCGCCGCCGCTCGTCGGCCTCCCGACGCTCCTTCTCGACGTTGCACTCGCGAGCGCTTGCGAAGCGGACCTCGTGGCCGCGCTGGCGCGGCGGGCGCCCGCGCTGCTCGCGACCGTCCCGCTCGGCGACGACCGGAGCCGGGACCTCCTCGCCGGCGCGCTCGCCACCGGCCCGACCATCGCCGAGGTCCACGACGACGAGGCGACCTCGCTCGCGCGCTTGCAGCGCCATCTCTTCGCCCCCTCCACCCCGCCGCCGGCGCCGCTCGACGAGACGGTCACGCTGCTCTCGTGGCCCGGCGAGGCGCGGGAATGCGTCGAGATCGCGCGCCGCATCCAGGAGGAGGCCGCGCGCGGCGTACCCTTCGATCGCATGGCGGTCTTCCTGCACGCGCCGCGCGAGTACACGGCGCACCTGGAAGAGGCGTTTCGCCGGGCGGACGTGCCGGCGTTCTTCGCGCGCGGCACGAGCCAGCCCGATCCCGCGGGGCGCGCGCTCCTCGCGCTCCTGGCGTGTGCGGCGGAAGGGCTCTCGGCGCGACGCTTCGCCGAGTATCTCTCGCTCGCGCAGGTGCCCGATCCCGAGGCGCGAGCGGCGGGCGCGGCGGCGCCGCCGCCGCCCGTCCTCGTCTCGGCGGAGGAGGCGCTCCTGCCGGCGGCGGTCGCCGAGCAGCTCGCGGCCGTCGGGGCCGCGCTGCGGGCGGACGCGGAGCGGGAGGGACCCTTGCCGCTCGACCCGCTGGCGGAGGCCGTCGTCGCGGGGACGGTCGCGGCGCCGTGGCGCTGGGAGGAGCTCCTCGTCGAGGCGGCCGTGATCGGCGGCAAGGAGCGCTGGCGGAAGCGGCTCGACGGCCTCGCGCGGGAGCTCGACGTCCGGCGCGCCGAGCTCGCCGAGGAGGACGAGCCCCGCGCCGCGCGGCTCGCCGGCGTCCTCGCGCAGCTCGGACACCTGCGCGCCTACGCGCTGCCGTTGATCGAGCGGCTCGACGGCCTCGCCGGGCGGCGCGCGACGTGGGGCGCCTGGCTCGACGAGCTGCGCGCGCTCGCGGTCGAGGCGCTTCGCGACCCGACCCAGGTGCTCGCGACGCTCGCGGAGCTCGCGCCGATGGCGCCCGTCGGTCCGGTCGCGATCGACGAGGTGCGGATCGTGCTCGGACCGCGCCTGCGTTCACTGACGGTGCCGCCGCCGCGTCGCCGTCACGGCGCCGTCTTCGTGGCGCCTGCGGAGTCGGCGCGCGGGCTGGTGTTCGACGTCGTGTTCGTCCCCGGGCTCGCCGAGCGCTTGTTCCCGCGCAAGATCGTCGACGACCCGATCCTCCTCGATCCGAGCCGGCGGGCGCTCGCGGACGTCGCGGCGGCGCCGCTCGGCACGCGCGCGGATCGGGTCACCGCCGAGCGCCTCGCGCTCCGCCTCGCGGTCGGCGCCGCCGGCGCCCGCGTCGTCGTCTCCTATCCGCGGCTCGACATGGAGCAGGGGAAGCCGCGGGTGCCGTCGTTCTACGCGCTCGAGGCGTTGCGCGCCGCCGAAGGGCGGTTGCCGGGCTTCGAGGAGCTCCGCCGGCGCGCGCGCGGCGAGGGGCGGCTCGGGTGGCCCGCGCCGGAGCGCCCCGAGGATGCGATCGACGACGCCGAATACGATCTCGCGCTCCTGGCGCCGCTCCTCGACGCTCAGATCGATCCCAAGGCGACGGTTGGCACCGCCCGCTACCTCCTTGGCGCGAACGCACATCTCGCGCGGGCGCTCCGGGCGCGCGCGCAACGCTGGTGGAAACGGTGGACGCCCGCCGACGGGCTCGTCGATCCGGACGATCTCGGCCGCACGGCGCTCGCGGCGCATCAGCTCGCGGCGCGCTCCTATTCCCCGACGGCGTTGCAGCACTTCGCGGCGTGCCCGTACCGCTTCTTCCTCCAGGCGGTCCATCGCCTGAAGCCGCGCGAGGAGCCGGTCGCGATCGAGCTGATCGATCCGTTGACGCGGGGCTCGCTCTTCCACGAGGTGCAGTTCGGGGTGCTTTCGCGCCTCAAGGCGGACGGCCTGTTGCCGGTGCGCGCGGAGACGCTGCTGCGGGCGCGGGACGTCGTCGATGGCGTGCTCGACGGCGTCGCTGAGCGCTACCGCGAGCTCCTCTGTCCCGCCATCCCGCGCGTCTGGGAGGACGGCGTCAACGGCATCCGCGCCGACCTGCGCGAGTGGTTGCGGCGGAGTGCCGAGGACGAGGCCGGCTGGGTGCCCGACCGCTTCGAGCTCGCCTTCGGGCTGCCGCGGCGCGAGCGCGGCGACGCCGACCCCGCGAGCGTCCCGCAGCCGATCACGGTGGCGGGTCCGCTCCAGCTGCGCGGCTCGATCGATCTCGTCGAACGTCATCCGCGCGGCGCGCTGCGGGTCACCGATCACAAGACCGGCAAGGCGCGCGCCGCGAACGGCGTCGTCGTCGGCGGCGGCGAGGTCCTGCAACCGCTGCTCTACGCGCTCGCCTGCGAGCGGCTGTTGCCGGAACCCGTGGAGGCCGGACGGCTCTACTACTGCACGGCGGCGGGCGGATACGCGCAGCGCGTCGTGCCGCTCGACGCGGCGGGGCGCGCGGCCGCGGCCGCGGTCGTCGACACCATCGACCAGGCGCTGCGCGACGGATTCCTGCCGGCGGCGCCCGTCGCGCGCGCCTGCGCGTACTGCGACTACCGGCCGGTCTGCGGCCCGTACGAGGAGATCCGGCAACGGCGGAAGCCGGCCGAGCGCCTGCGCGACCTCGCGCGCCTGCGGAGCCTGCCGTGA
- a CDS encoding radical SAM protein: MLTGIKRLFDSRPVHAQIVVTRECNLACGYCHEYTNGASIVPYEVLARRIDRLGELGAFTIDLLGGEPLLHPEIVPLVARVKATRGGMNFATIITNAFKLTPELVDGFNEAGLDCMQVSVDGIDPEPGLPKSLRSVLPKLQILAARAAFPVKIQTVLTEESWRSYAQFRELLDPFDFEFGFSLLHDGEGRIAIRGEHFAELLRRHELFPGMAFFRRHAAEMLVGDFRRPWKCLGGFKYLYVNPDGRVQYCSQVAGAAPALETLGLDDLRDADAHKPCEAGCALGCVRTVSHAMANPLGSLATSVEILADFMRPRAPTPAPIPRGRR, encoded by the coding sequence GTGCTCACGGGGATCAAGCGGCTCTTCGACAGCCGCCCCGTACATGCCCAGATCGTCGTCACCCGCGAGTGCAACCTCGCCTGCGGCTATTGCCACGAGTACACGAACGGCGCGTCGATCGTGCCCTACGAGGTGCTCGCGCGCCGCATCGACCGGCTCGGTGAGCTCGGCGCCTTCACGATCGACCTGCTCGGCGGCGAGCCGCTTCTTCATCCCGAGATCGTGCCGCTGGTCGCCCGCGTCAAGGCGACCCGCGGGGGGATGAACTTCGCCACCATCATCACCAACGCCTTCAAGCTCACCCCGGAGCTGGTCGACGGCTTCAACGAGGCGGGGCTCGACTGCATGCAGGTGAGCGTCGATGGCATCGACCCCGAGCCCGGTCTGCCGAAGTCGTTGCGCTCGGTGCTGCCGAAGCTCCAGATCCTCGCCGCGCGCGCCGCCTTCCCGGTGAAGATCCAGACGGTGCTCACCGAGGAGAGCTGGCGCAGCTACGCCCAGTTCCGCGAGCTGCTGGACCCGTTCGACTTCGAGTTCGGCTTCTCCCTGTTGCACGACGGAGAAGGGCGCATCGCCATCCGCGGCGAGCATTTCGCGGAGCTGCTGCGCCGGCACGAGCTCTTCCCGGGGATGGCGTTCTTCCGGCGCCACGCGGCCGAGATGCTGGTCGGCGATTTCCGCCGGCCGTGGAAGTGCCTCGGCGGCTTCAAGTACCTGTATGTGAACCCCGACGGCCGGGTGCAGTACTGCAGCCAGGTCGCTGGCGCCGCGCCGGCGCTCGAGACCCTCGGACTCGACGATCTTCGCGACGCCGACGCGCACAAGCCGTGCGAGGCCGGCTGCGCGCTCGGCTGCGTGCGCACGGTCTCGCACGCGATGGCCAACCCGCTCGGGTCGCTCGCGACGTCCGTCGAGATCCTCGCGGACTTCATGCGGCCGCGTGCGCCGACACCGGCGCCGATTCCGCGCGGCCGTCGCTGA